A segment of the Puniceicoccales bacterium genome:
TGTCGCCAACTTCGCATCGAAAGCTATGATTTTTTTGGATATCATATAGCATTAATGTGAATTTATTAGCTTCCTTTACCCCATCAGGTTTCTGGAAATATCCAGAAAATTGCACCTTATACTTTTGCTTCGAGATCGAAACAATGGATAGGTCTGCGATTTTTTGTGGTTCCGAAGGCAATGAAGCTGAAAACTTTCCATTATAAAGAAAGATTTGTGGTGGTGTGAATAGATCAAATAGCCAATAGTTGCCGCGATGGGATGCCGATGGAGTATGCCAGGAAAATTCTTGAAATTCATACATGGATAGGTTATCATTGATTGATGTGTCTATTTTTGAGTAATTATATTTTTCAAGAAATTTCGACTGCTCTTTTTTTAGGTCTTCTATGTTAAAAAATTCGCTGAAGCTACATAAAAAAAGTAGAAAAATTGCTATTAATGTCGATATTTTTGAATTAATCATTCCTTTATGGCCTGTTGAGAAAGTTCGTTATCATGATTCATAAATAACCATTCCAGAGTTATTTGTATTTTTGACTTATGATGTTCAGCGATTATCGCCGGCACTTTTTGGTTGTCCTTATCATCGCCTTTCGGTGTATCTATGGCGGAAATTTTTATTTCTCTAAAAAATATGGGTAAGGTTTTTTTTACCACACTGTTCATAAAATTGCGAAGACACTTGGTATATCCGATAAATATTATCCTAAATAGGGATGATTCTAGGTTTTTGGTTTTTGATTTATGAGATTTAGTGTCAACAATAGAAAAGGTATAGGGGCCTTCAAGGTTGTTTTGATCTTTGGCTATGGATTCTCTTTCTATGGAAATAAATTCAAAGCCTGGGTCTTTGGATTTGAAAAGAATTTGCAAGAGCTTTAGTATTGCTATGCTTTGTCTATAAAGCAGATGTATTTCATCTGTCGATGGAATTAGGTCCTTTTTTAGGTAGGGTTCGAAACTGAAACAGCAGTCTTTGGGAATCCAGATATCCAGAGAATTTGCCTTTTCGTGAAGCATTTTTACTGAGGACATTAGTGAAAAATATAAGTCAACTTCATCCTTTGGCCCATGATTGTTTGCTATTGTCGATGAATATTTTTGGTATTCCTCCATGTATGCCTGGCTTCGCAATTCATAGATGGCTGTGGCGCGTTTCATGGATGCGAGTTCTGATTCCGAAGGTGGTTGAGGGTAGAGTTTAAAAGTTTCGATGGAAATTCGATCGTTTGCTCGGTCCAAAGCTTTATTTTCCATAAATTTTCTCAATGCTCCTATGGATAGACCTGTGGACAATAACAGTAGACTTAGAAAAAAAGTTGCTGCGATCAAATGGATCATGTGTTTTTTGGTGATGTTCATGTGTCAAAAATTGGTGATTTTGGATCTAAGACGATGTTGCATCGGAAATTTACCAGGTAGTTTTCTGGGTTTTGCACTTTTATTTCGTGAATTTCGCTGACATGGCGCATTTGTCGGATTTTTCCGAGCAGTGCATCAAATCGTGTGTGGGTCAAGAGTTCAAATTTGGGTGAAGTGGACATATTTTCCACGAGCATTTTCCCGGCTATTTTTACAAAATGCCTGTATTGATTTGTTTTTTTACTCTGCGCCATGGCATCGCCATTCAGCTCAAATA
Coding sequences within it:
- a CDS encoding Amuc_1100 family pilus-like protein; the protein is MNITKKHMIHLIAATFFLSLLLLSTGLSIGALRKFMENKALDRANDRISIETFKLYPQPPSESELASMKRATAIYELRSQAYMEEYQKYSSTIANNHGPKDEVDLYFSLMSSVKMLHEKANSLDIWIPKDCCFSFEPYLKKDLIPSTDEIHLLYRQSIAILKLLQILFKSKDPGFEFISIERESIAKDQNNLEGPYTFSIVDTKSHKSKTKNLESSLFRIIFIGYTKCLRNFMNSVVKKTLPIFFREIKISAIDTPKGDDKDNQKVPAIIAEHHKSKIQITLEWLFMNHDNELSQQAIKE